The Trichomycterus rosablanca isolate fTriRos1 chromosome 22, fTriRos1.hap1, whole genome shotgun sequence genome has a window encoding:
- the scpep1 gene encoding retinoid-inducible serine carboxypeptidase codes for MKMKLGGVFVFTFISALMLGSCFHLGVSVVSGKEAWDYVEVRDGAHMFWWLYYANGSSSSFQDLPLIMWLQGGPGGSGCGFGNFAEIGPLDTNLQQRDTSWVNAASVLFVDNPVGTGYSYTDSYGALTKNVAMVAADMMVLLKHFFTKRTEFQKVPFYIFSESYGGKMASAIGLELNKAVQSGSIKCRFAGVALGDSWISPIDSVLTWGPYLYSTSLLDDAGLKEVMQSAKEVQKAVEQGEYESATQLWSVTENVIEQNTNGVNFYNILTRDDSDLLTSSSSAGEGFLAALTRRHVHPLQRQSLSQLMNGPIREKLGIIPKNVTWGGQAEEVFLSMAGDFMKPVIDVVDELLAAGVNVTVYNGQLDLIVDTMGQEFWVKKLKWAGLDQFSQMKWTPLEDPQSAGQTGAFYKTYKNFSFYWILKAGHMIPADQGPMALRMMKMVTQQE; via the exons atgaagatgaaGCTCGGCGGTgtttttgttttcactttcatctcTGCTTTGATGTTGGGATCATGTTTTCACCTGG GCGTCTCCGTGGTTTCGGGGAAGGAGGCGTGGGACTACGTGGAGGTGCGGGACGGCGCTCACATGTTCTGGTGGCTCTACTACGCTAACGGCTCCTCCAGCAGCTTCCAGGATCTTCCTCTCATCATGTGGCTTCAG GGAGGACCTGGAGGATCCGGCTGTGGGTTCGGGAACTTCGCTGAGATCGGACCGCTGGACACCAACCTGCAGCAGAGGGACACGTcctgg gtgaacGCAGCGAGTGTTCTGTTCGTGGATAATCCTGTAGGAACGGGTTACAGCTACACCGACTCGTATGGAGCTCTCACCAAAAACGTGGCGATGGTGGCGGCAGACATGATGGTTCTACTGAAGCACTTCTTCACCAAGAGAACTGAATTccag AAAGTTCCGTTCTACATCTTCTCTGAGTCGTACGGAGGAAAGATGGCGTCTGCTATCGGACTGGAGCTCAACAAG GCGGTACAGAGTGGATCTATAAAGTGTCGTTTTGCGGGCGTGGCTCTGGGAGACTCATGGATTTCTCCTATTG ACTCAGTTCTGACGTGGGGACCGTACCTGTACAGCACT TCTCTGCTGGATGATGCTGGTCTGAAGGAAGTGATGCAATCAGCGAAGGAAGTTCAGAAGGCGGTGGAGCAGGGAGAGTACGAGAGCGCCACCCAGCTGTGGAGTGTTACTGAGAACGTTATcgaacag AACACCAACGGCGTGAACTTCTACAACATCCTGACCCGGGACGACAGCGACCTGCTCACATCCAGCAGCAGCGCGGGTGAAGGATTCCTCG CTGCTCTGACGCGGCGCCATGTTCACCCACTGCAGCGCCAGTCGCTCTCACAGCTGATGAACGGACCAATCAGAGAGAAGCTGGGCATCATTCCCAAAAACGTCACATGGGGAG gacagGCGGAGGAAGTGTTTTTAAGCATGGCGGGAGACTTTATGAAGCCGGTGATTGATGTTGTAGACGAGCTCCTGGCTGCAGGAGTGAACGTCACCGTCTACAACGGACAACTGGACCTAATCGTGGACACCATGG gacaGGAGTTCTGGGTGAAGAAGCTGAAGTGGGCCGGTCTGGATCAGTTCAGTCAGATGAAGTGGACGCCGCTAGAAGATCCACAATCTGCTGGACAAACTGGAGCTTTTTATAAGACCTACAAGAACTTCTCCTTCTACTGGATCCTTAAAGCTGGACACATG ATCCCGGCGGATCAGGGCCCGATGGCGCTGAGGATGATGAAGATGGTGACGCAGCAGGAGTGA